A genomic region of Gemmatimonadales bacterium contains the following coding sequences:
- the selB gene encoding selenocysteine-specific translation elongation factor: protein MIVGTAGHIDHGKSALITALTGRPMDRLAEERRRGITIDLNFAPLPLGADLVAGVVDVPGHEDFVRTMVAGASGIDLALLVVAADEGIMPQTVEHLTVLEQLGIRAAIPVLTKADLVEPEWLELVMAEVAQRLASSSVGFEAPIAVSAKTGQGIEELRSRLASLAAELPERSVADLFRLPVDRAFSVAGVGTVVTGTVWSGRVAMGDPVLLLPSGLEGKVRSIESYGCSLARSEPGARTALGIAGIERSDVQRGAMVVTPGSAWLPASALDVEITLQPDAPRPLVNRTRVRFHLGTAEAMARVIPRASIEPGGSGLARVRLEEPLVARGEDRFVLRSYSPVTTIGGGRVLDPQPPGRRSTWPVALASRRPAERLGALLERHPGGIPVAALPIILGVPRGAAESAAREASSRRVGELWLGAGVVEAIAARALEVLKAYHRSHPSDRGMPLETLRRSLDGSESLVEAALAELSAPGRIRIFEGLAALAGFAPRVAGGEEEIDRIVGLVEAAHLSPPSLAELQRQSGRADVGAVLRLAAASGRVEAVERDRYYARGALDHFRQTLVELGHAGDIVPAALRDRLGISRKYLIPLLEWADGRGITVRVGDVRHLRNA from the coding sequence ATGATCGTGGGCACGGCGGGCCACATCGACCACGGGAAGTCGGCCCTGATCACGGCGCTGACCGGCCGGCCGATGGACCGGCTGGCGGAGGAGCGCCGGCGCGGCATCACGATCGACCTCAACTTTGCGCCCCTGCCGCTCGGGGCCGATCTGGTGGCGGGTGTGGTCGATGTACCCGGGCACGAAGACTTCGTGCGCACCATGGTGGCAGGCGCGTCGGGGATCGACCTGGCGCTGCTGGTGGTGGCGGCGGACGAAGGGATCATGCCCCAGACGGTGGAGCATCTGACGGTGCTCGAGCAGCTCGGCATCCGCGCCGCGATCCCGGTGCTCACTAAGGCCGATCTGGTCGAGCCCGAGTGGCTCGAGCTGGTGATGGCGGAGGTCGCGCAGCGCTTGGCGTCCTCATCGGTCGGCTTCGAGGCTCCCATCGCCGTCTCTGCGAAGACGGGACAAGGGATCGAGGAGCTCCGCTCCCGCCTGGCCAGCCTGGCGGCGGAGCTGCCAGAGCGCTCGGTGGCCGATCTCTTCCGGCTGCCAGTCGACCGTGCCTTCTCGGTCGCGGGCGTCGGCACGGTGGTCACCGGCACGGTCTGGTCCGGCCGCGTCGCCATGGGTGATCCGGTGCTGCTGCTGCCTTCCGGCTTGGAGGGGAAGGTGCGCTCGATCGAATCCTACGGCTGCTCCCTCGCCCGGAGTGAGCCCGGCGCCCGCACCGCGCTCGGTATCGCGGGGATCGAGCGCAGCGATGTGCAGCGGGGCGCGATGGTAGTCACGCCCGGCTCGGCGTGGCTTCCTGCCAGCGCGCTCGATGTGGAGATCACGCTCCAGCCGGACGCGCCTCGTCCATTGGTCAACCGGACCCGGGTACGCTTCCATCTGGGGACGGCGGAAGCGATGGCCCGGGTCATACCACGCGCGTCCATCGAGCCCGGCGGCAGCGGCCTCGCGCGGGTCAGGCTGGAGGAGCCACTGGTGGCCCGGGGCGAGGATCGCTTCGTGCTCCGGAGCTACAGCCCGGTGACCACGATCGGCGGCGGCCGGGTGCTGGATCCCCAGCCTCCTGGCCGACGAAGCACCTGGCCCGTGGCGCTCGCTTCCCGGCGCCCTGCCGAGCGACTCGGCGCGTTGCTCGAGCGGCATCCCGGCGGCATACCGGTGGCGGCGCTCCCGATCATACTTGGAGTCCCGCGTGGCGCGGCGGAGAGCGCCGCCCGGGAGGCATCGTCGCGGCGGGTGGGGGAGCTCTGGCTTGGCGCGGGAGTGGTCGAGGCGATCGCCGCGCGGGCACTGGAGGTCCTCAAGGCGTATCATCGCTCACATCCGAGCGATCGCGGCATGCCGCTGGAGACGCTGCGCCGGTCGCTCGACGGGTCCGAGTCGCTGGTTGAAGCGGCGCTCGCCGAGCTGTCCGCCCCCGGTCGGATTCGGATCTTCGAGGGGCTGGCCGCGCTGGCGGGCTTCGCACCGCGGGTCGCCGGTGGGGAGGAGGAGATCGACCGGATCGTCGGCCTCGTCGAGGCCGCCCACCTGAGCCCGCCGAGTCTGGCCGAGCTCCAGCGCCAGAGCGGACGGGCCGACGTGGGCGCGGTACTGCGGCTGGCCGCGGCCAGCGGCCGAGTCGAGGCCGTGGAGCGCGACCGCTATTACGCCCGGGGGGCACTCGACCACTTTCGCCAGACGCTGGTGGAGCTGGGGCACGCTGGGGACATCGTGCCGGCTGCGCTGCGCGACCGGCTGGGGATCAGCCGGAAGTACCTGATCCCGCTGCTCGAATGGGCCGACGGCCGGGGCATCACCGTCAGAGTGGGAGACGTGAGGCATCTTCGGAACGCTTGA
- the ahcY gene encoding adenosylhomocysteinase → MSVHTDTVSHDIKSIALADEGKRRTEWSERSMPVLRQIRARFGKEQPLKGLKLSACLHVTTETANLMATLRAAGAEIALCASNPLSTQDDVAAHLVRDHGVHVYAIKGEGHETYYTHIAQALAFGPDMTQDDGADLVGSLHMIALNRLDDLAPPIRKWVEGLSAAERQALVGAVRGSTEETTTGVIRLKAMAKEGILQFPIVAVNDSNTKHMFDNRYGTGQSTLDGIVRATNLLLAGSTVVVAGYGWCGRGVASRARGAGAHVIVTEVDPLPALEARMDGFQVMPMADAAPLGDLFVTLTGNLHVVRPEHFARMKDGAIVANSGHFNVELDLEGLGRIASERREVRNMVEEFVVKGKRIMVLGEGRLINLAAAEGHPASVMDMSFANQALAAELLAKEWKSLSKAVHRLPVSVDQEIARLKLQSMGIAIDTLTPEQAEYLASWDAGT, encoded by the coding sequence ATGAGCGTCCACACCGACACCGTATCGCACGACATCAAGTCCATCGCGCTGGCCGACGAGGGGAAGCGCCGGACGGAATGGTCCGAGCGCTCCATGCCGGTGCTCCGGCAGATCCGCGCCCGCTTCGGTAAGGAGCAGCCGCTCAAGGGGCTCAAGCTCTCGGCCTGTCTCCACGTCACCACCGAAACGGCCAATCTGATGGCCACGCTGCGGGCGGCCGGTGCCGAGATCGCGCTCTGCGCCTCCAATCCGCTCTCCACCCAGGACGACGTGGCGGCGCACCTGGTGCGGGACCATGGGGTCCACGTGTACGCCATCAAGGGCGAAGGGCACGAGACCTACTACACCCACATCGCGCAGGCGCTCGCGTTCGGGCCCGACATGACCCAGGACGACGGTGCCGACCTGGTGGGCTCGCTCCACATGATCGCGCTCAACCGGCTGGATGACCTGGCCCCGCCGATCCGGAAGTGGGTGGAAGGCCTGTCGGCGGCCGAGCGCCAGGCGCTGGTCGGCGCGGTGCGGGGATCGACCGAGGAGACCACGACCGGCGTCATCCGTCTCAAAGCGATGGCCAAGGAGGGCATCCTCCAGTTCCCCATCGTCGCGGTGAACGACTCCAACACCAAGCACATGTTCGACAACCGCTACGGCACCGGCCAGTCGACGCTGGACGGCATCGTCCGCGCCACCAACCTGCTGCTCGCGGGGAGCACCGTGGTGGTGGCCGGCTACGGGTGGTGCGGCCGAGGTGTGGCCAGCCGTGCACGAGGAGCGGGGGCCCACGTCATCGTGACGGAAGTCGATCCTCTGCCGGCGCTGGAGGCGCGGATGGATGGCTTCCAGGTCATGCCGATGGCCGACGCGGCGCCGCTGGGCGATCTCTTCGTCACCCTCACCGGCAATCTTCACGTGGTCCGGCCGGAGCACTTTGCCCGCATGAAGGACGGCGCCATCGTGGCCAACTCCGGGCACTTCAACGTCGAGTTGGACCTCGAAGGGCTCGGCCGGATCGCCAGCGAGCGGCGGGAAGTGCGCAACATGGTCGAGGAGTTCGTGGTGAAGGGCAAGCGGATCATGGTGCTGGGCGAGGGGCGGCTGATCAATCTTGCCGCTGCCGAAGGGCACCCGGCCAGCGTCATGGACATGTCCTTCGCCAACCAGGCGCTGGCCGCGGAGCTGCTGGCCAAGGAATGGAAGAGCTTGAGCAAGGCGGTCCACCGGCTGCCGGTCTCGGTGGATCAGGAGATCGCGCGACTCAAGCTTCAGAGCATGGGGATCGCCATCGACACCCTCACGCCCGAGCAGGCAGAATACCTGGCGAGCTGGGACGCCGGCACGTAA
- a CDS encoding bifunctional nuclease family protein, whose product MIEVTVAHLGLDRTTNTPVVILREKDGTRVLPIWIGPAEASAIAMELQGMKAQRPLTHDLLKQILVGLGGDLRRVVISAVKENTYFAELLIRREDHVFQVDARPSDSIALALRMRAPIFTSDQLLDQSGVETDEPSPDPSLEADKLKDYLEKMDPQDFGKFNP is encoded by the coding sequence ATGATCGAAGTGACGGTGGCGCACCTGGGCCTGGACCGCACGACCAACACACCGGTCGTGATCCTCCGGGAGAAAGACGGCACCCGGGTGCTCCCCATCTGGATCGGCCCCGCGGAGGCCAGCGCCATCGCGATGGAGCTCCAGGGCATGAAGGCGCAGCGCCCGCTGACCCACGATCTACTCAAGCAGATCCTGGTCGGCCTCGGCGGCGACCTCCGCCGCGTGGTCATCAGCGCGGTCAAGGAGAACACCTACTTCGCCGAGCTCCTCATCCGGCGCGAAGACCATGTCTTCCAGGTGGATGCGCGGCCCTCGGACAGTATCGCGCTCGCGCTTCGGATGCGGGCGCCGATCTTCACCAGCGACCAGCTGCTGGACCAGAGCGGAGTCGAGACCGACGAGCCCTCTCCCGATCCCTCGCTCGAGGCCGACAAGCTCAAAGACTACCTCGAGAAGATGGACCCGCAGGATTTCGGCAAGTTCAATCCGTAG
- a CDS encoding helical backbone metal receptor: protein MSRSLALRVLGLGAVAAGLVLGLASGGCRAASRPTGSLRLVDDAGDTVTVPAPAHRIASLIPATTELLFAIGAGEALVGRTTWCDYPPAAAAVTNLGDGINPNLEAILAVHPDLVILYNSAQNAPAATRLRRLGVAALRLNTDALSDVGRVGRLLGRFTGHMRGADSVIAVFDTALAAAAPRVSGPRPKVLLLVWEQPPMTIGQSFLNELVERAGGRNLFADLRKTAGTVSIEAVAVRDPDLILTTTDGPPSFATRPEWQVVRAVREHHFLRITGSEFNRPSPRAPVAVRELAARIRSASR, encoded by the coding sequence GTGAGCAGGTCTCTCGCGCTTCGCGTTCTCGGGCTCGGCGCGGTGGCCGCGGGGCTGGTCCTGGGTCTCGCCTCCGGCGGGTGCCGCGCCGCCTCGCGGCCCACGGGCTCGCTTCGGCTGGTGGACGACGCAGGCGACACTGTGACGGTGCCCGCGCCGGCCCACCGAATCGCCTCGCTGATCCCGGCCACCACCGAGCTCCTCTTCGCCATCGGGGCAGGGGAGGCGCTAGTCGGGCGTACCACCTGGTGTGACTATCCGCCGGCGGCCGCCGCAGTCACCAATCTCGGGGATGGGATCAATCCCAATCTCGAGGCCATCCTCGCGGTCCATCCCGATCTGGTCATCCTCTACAACTCCGCCCAGAACGCGCCGGCCGCGACGCGGCTCCGGCGGCTCGGCGTCGCGGCACTCCGGCTCAACACCGACGCCTTGAGTGATGTGGGGCGCGTCGGCCGACTGCTGGGACGCTTCACCGGCCACATGCGCGGCGCCGATTCGGTCATCGCCGTGTTCGACACCGCACTCGCTGCGGCGGCGCCTCGAGTCAGCGGACCCCGGCCCAAGGTGCTCCTCCTGGTATGGGAGCAGCCGCCGATGACCATCGGCCAGAGTTTCCTGAACGAGCTGGTGGAGCGCGCGGGCGGCAGGAACCTCTTTGCCGATCTTCGGAAGACCGCCGGCACGGTCAGCATCGAAGCCGTGGCGGTGAGAGATCCCGATCTCATCCTGACCACCACCGACGGGCCGCCGTCGTTTGCCACGCGACCCGAGTGGCAAGTGGTCCGGGCGGTCCGGGAGCACCATTTCCTCAGGATCACCGGGTCGGAGTTCAACCGGCCGAGTCCGCGGGCGCCGGTGGCGGTGCGGGAGCTGGCGGCGCGCATCCGGAGCGCATCCCGGTGA
- a CDS encoding iron ABC transporter permease, with protein sequence MSGPRVALLALLVAACLVIGLGAGTVPLSLGEVWAGLHRPDAQASVIVRELRAPRVLLAFLVGGSLAVCGAALQAMIRNPLAEPYLLGLSGGAGLGAVLAIASRAAGPWAVPLAAFLGALAAVALVYRLSLVAGHRLDPRVLLLSGVVVGAFAGALMSAIIVVSDSATTRNAFLWLLGGFGAASWQALAVFASYAVPPLIVIGLSARGLDLIALGEEPAHHLGAEVERTRRLVYLCTALLTAASVAACGIIGFVGLVVPHAVRMVSRPIHRTLLPIAFVAGGCFLVLSDVVSRTVVRPLELPVGVITALVGVPLFALLLRRTLA encoded by the coding sequence GTGAGCGGCCCGCGCGTCGCGCTGCTGGCCCTGCTGGTAGCCGCGTGCCTGGTGATCGGACTCGGCGCGGGTACGGTGCCGCTCTCGCTTGGCGAGGTCTGGGCCGGCCTCCACCGGCCGGATGCCCAGGCGAGCGTCATCGTGCGCGAGCTCCGGGCGCCCCGGGTGCTGCTCGCCTTCCTCGTCGGCGGGAGCCTCGCGGTGTGCGGCGCCGCCCTACAGGCGATGATCCGAAATCCTCTGGCCGAGCCGTACCTGCTGGGACTCTCCGGCGGCGCGGGCCTCGGCGCGGTGCTGGCCATCGCGAGCCGCGCGGCGGGTCCCTGGGCTGTGCCGCTCGCCGCCTTTCTCGGCGCGCTCGCCGCCGTGGCCCTGGTCTACCGGCTGAGCCTGGTGGCGGGTCACCGGCTGGACCCGCGGGTGCTGTTGCTCTCGGGCGTGGTGGTGGGAGCATTCGCCGGAGCGCTCATGAGCGCCATCATCGTGGTCTCCGATTCCGCCACCACCCGGAACGCGTTTCTCTGGCTGTTGGGTGGCTTCGGTGCCGCCTCCTGGCAGGCGCTGGCGGTGTTCGCCAGCTACGCCGTGCCGCCGCTGATCGTGATCGGACTGAGCGCGCGGGGTCTGGACCTGATCGCCCTGGGCGAGGAGCCGGCGCATCACCTCGGAGCGGAGGTCGAGCGCACCCGGCGGCTGGTGTATCTCTGCACCGCGCTGCTCACGGCCGCGAGCGTGGCGGCCTGTGGGATCATCGGATTCGTCGGGCTCGTCGTGCCCCACGCGGTCCGCATGGTCTCCCGCCCGATCCATCGCACCCTGCTGCCGATCGCGTTCGTGGCCGGCGGCTGCTTCCTGGTCCTCTCCGACGTCGTATCGCGCACCGTGGTGCGGCCACTGGAGCTCCCCGTCGGGGTGATCACGGCGCTGGTCGGCGTTCCCTTGTTCGCGCTGCTGTTGCGGAGAACGCTGGCGTGA
- a CDS encoding ABC transporter ATP-binding protein, with protein sequence MILEARDLTVRYGPSPHLALEGVSCAVAGARLVAVVGPNGSGKTTLVRALSGLLPLEQGTVLVEGRPLREWRRGELARIVAVVPQREEVAFPLLVQETVMLGRYARLGPWSAPGAADRAAVHSALERCDVVELADRSTDSLSGGEWQRVRVARALAQEPRALVLDEPTASLDVRHEMELFELIRRLVDGGLAGLVITHHLNLAARFADHMLLLSGGQVVAEGMPRAVLTRETLGRVFQWPVAVTTWADGSPQVVPLRTGESPEGDLPPE encoded by the coding sequence GTGATCCTGGAAGCACGGGACCTTACGGTGCGCTATGGCCCGTCTCCCCACCTTGCGCTGGAGGGCGTGAGCTGCGCGGTGGCTGGTGCCCGGCTGGTCGCGGTGGTGGGGCCCAACGGCAGCGGGAAGACGACCCTGGTCCGCGCACTCTCGGGACTGCTGCCGCTGGAGCAGGGGACCGTGCTGGTCGAGGGCCGCCCGCTGCGGGAATGGCGCCGGGGTGAGCTGGCGCGCATCGTCGCGGTCGTTCCGCAGCGGGAGGAGGTGGCGTTTCCACTCCTGGTGCAGGAGACCGTGATGTTGGGGCGCTACGCCAGACTGGGGCCGTGGTCCGCGCCCGGCGCGGCCGATCGGGCGGCAGTCCACTCCGCGCTCGAGCGATGCGACGTCGTGGAGCTGGCGGACCGGTCCACCGATTCGCTGTCCGGCGGGGAGTGGCAGCGGGTGCGGGTCGCGCGGGCACTGGCCCAGGAGCCGCGCGCCCTGGTGCTCGACGAGCCGACCGCCTCCCTCGACGTGCGGCACGAGATGGAGCTGTTCGAGCTGATCCGGCGGCTGGTGGATGGCGGACTCGCCGGCTTGGTCATCACCCATCACCTCAATCTCGCCGCCCGCTTCGCCGATCACATGCTCCTGCTGAGCGGCGGGCAGGTGGTGGCGGAGGGCATGCCGCGGGCCGTGCTCACGCGGGAGACGTTGGGGCGGGTCTTCCAGTGGCCGGTCGCGGTCACCACCTGGGCGGACGGCTCGCCCCAGGTGGTACCGCTCCGCACGGGTGAGTCACCCGAGGGAGACCTCCCTCCCGAGTGA
- the recO gene encoding DNA repair protein RecO, whose translation MPLVTTRAIVLSTVRYSETSKVVRLATRELGVQNAIAKGALRPRSRFGAALQVLSEGQAQFLTKEHRELHVLTAFDLTHLFHGLASDLERYATASALAEVMLRFAPADRHPESFDLFRDALARLETAPRGEVEALGFRSLWHLVSVLGFAPSLDACIRDGTRLLPSGPLAFNAREGGALCSTCAAQVGATQLPEQARADLVALLDPEAPLPLLDAKHAAAHRRLLARYIRHHLAEEAELPALEFWTRRSWAAA comes from the coding sequence ATGCCCCTGGTGACCACTCGCGCGATCGTGCTTTCGACGGTGCGCTACAGCGAGACCTCGAAGGTGGTGCGCCTGGCCACCCGGGAGCTCGGGGTCCAGAATGCGATCGCCAAGGGCGCGCTGCGACCCAGGAGTCGGTTCGGGGCCGCCCTCCAGGTCCTCAGCGAGGGGCAGGCTCAGTTTCTCACCAAAGAGCACCGCGAGCTGCACGTGCTCACCGCGTTCGACCTGACCCACCTTTTCCATGGCCTCGCCTCCGATCTCGAGCGGTACGCCACCGCTTCGGCCCTGGCTGAAGTGATGCTCCGCTTTGCCCCGGCGGACCGGCATCCCGAGAGCTTCGATCTGTTTCGTGATGCGCTGGCACGGCTGGAGACCGCGCCGAGGGGGGAGGTCGAGGCGCTCGGCTTCCGCAGCCTCTGGCATCTGGTGAGCGTGCTCGGCTTCGCTCCGTCGCTCGATGCCTGCATCCGTGACGGGACTCGGCTGCTCCCGTCAGGGCCGCTCGCCTTCAACGCCAGAGAAGGCGGAGCGCTCTGCTCCACCTGCGCCGCGCAGGTCGGCGCCACCCAGCTTCCCGAGCAGGCGCGTGCGGATCTCGTTGCTCTGCTGGATCCCGAGGCACCGCTTCCGCTGCTGGACGCAAAGCACGCGGCGGCGCACCGGCGGCTCCTGGCCCGCTACATCCGTCATCATCTCGCGGAGGAGGCCGAGCTTCCGGCCCTCGAGTTCTGGACCCGCCGATCCTGGGCCGCCGCATGA